A genomic region of Trifolium pratense cultivar HEN17-A07 linkage group LG3, ARS_RC_1.1, whole genome shotgun sequence contains the following coding sequences:
- the LOC123915728 gene encoding trigger factor-like: protein METEQSLMMVTLRYGALTTYVTEALVTLLASAIVKATLLAPELYALMLTNMPATKGESKTQTQDKQLDAEGEDGNEDEDEDDDDGDGAFGEGEDELSSEDGGGYGNNSNNKSNPKKAPEGGAAGADENGEEEDDEEGDDQDEDDDEDDDDEEEGGEEDEEEAVDEEENEEDEEDEDEEALQPPKKRKK, encoded by the exons ATGGAGACTGAACAATCGTTGATGATGGTCACGCTCCGTTATGGCGCGTTGACGACGTACGTTACGGAAGCGCTTGTAACTTTGTTAGCTTCTGCTATCGTCAAAGCCACACTTTTGGCTCCA GAACTCTATGCGCTAATGTTAACCAACATGCCTGCAACCAAAGGAGAGAGTAAAACCCAAACTCAAGACAAGCAACTTGATGCTGAAGGAGAGGATGGCAACGAAGATGAAGacgaagatgatgatgatggggATGGTGCATTTGGAGAAGGGGAAGATGAATTGTCATCTGAAGATGGAGGTGGATATGGAAACAATTCCAACAATAAGAGCAACCCAAAGAAGGCTCCTGAAGGTGGCGCTGCTGGGGCAGATGAAAATGGAgaagaggaagatgatgaagagGGTGATGACCAAGACGAGGACGACGATGAGGATGACGACGATGAGGAAGAGGGTGGAGAAGAAGACGAGGAGGAAGCTGTTGATGAAGAAGAGAATGAAGAAGACGAAGAGGATGAAGATGAGGAAGCTTTGCAGCCaccaaaaaaaaggaagaagtGA